The following are encoded together in the Nocardioides sp. Arc9.136 genome:
- the eccCa gene encoding type VII secretion protein EccCa — protein MPSGQLVLQPPPEIEPHEGAAGVLMNAIPMLGSLGSIVLVATMAGQSGGNSSRSFIAAGMFLFATIGFIVVQIDRQRKQRAQQVTGSRTEYLRYLATVRKLARESADQQRRALTWHHPDPSALPVIAEERSRVWERGASDPRFLQVRYGTCAQPLAVDLVPPESAPIDQVDPAAASALHRLLVVHRLQPDLPASVDLRAFDRVEVCGPEEPSRALARAMICTAATFHSPEHLLVAVLASEQNLAHWDWVKWLPHAQSAQQSDAVGPMRMVTTNLADLAALLPPDLSDRPRFGADERPATPHILLVVDGGELPPGNHVVPPDGLHGMTILDLPARWDELEDATRLRIQVEGHTDREGRQPVLALRLREEPIPARADQCDLASAEACARRLTPLHTVASGVVEPTSGEITGPTDFMDLLGLGDVRRFEPSAAWRTRPARDRLRVPIGLGEGGAMVHLDIKESAQQGMGPHGLVIGATGSGKSEFLRTLVLGLAMTHSPEQLNMVLVDFKGGATFAGMSAMPHVSAVITNLENELTLVDRMQDALSGEMVRRQELLRDAGNYASVRDYEKARSAGEDLAPLPSLFIVVDEFSEMLSAKPEFIDLFVAIGRLGRSLGLHLLLASQRLEEGRLRGLESHLSYRVGLRTFSAQESRGVLGVPDAYELPPVPGLGYLKPDPTTLLRFKAAYVSGPPTGRQRVRRDEGGHVQGILPFTVAEVLTLDAPESDEPEQQPAVVEHESQESLLDIAVSHMVGQGPAAHQVWLPPLDVPDTLDELMSGLVEDPELGLVAPAWRDLGGLVVPLGTVDRPREQRRDTLTVNLSGAGGHVAVVGGPRSGKSTLLRTVVTSMALTTTPLETQFFVLDFGGGTFAPMTALPHVAGVGSRSEPDVVRRILAEVRGVVDRREAYFRANGIDSIETYRSRRAAGRVDDGYGDVFLVVDGWSSIRADFDDLELEIQQLATRGLTFGFHVVAGATRWADFRAAMRDMFGTRLELRLGDAMDSEIDRKIAQLVPAGRPGRGLVPGKLHFLGALPRIDGTPDTESLGDGVDDLVKRVAAAWPGPDGPKLRLLPERIDLAEVRRLARVDTTVEPADVTDKRVLLGINEKELAPVALDPDTEPHLLVFGDGQSGKSSVLRAYAQEIMRTRSPKQAQIAIVDYRRSLLGEVPEEYLLNYLTSATQAQPALRDLATYLENRIPGPDVTPEQLRNRTWWTGAEVFVLVDDYDLVATQQSSPVTALQPLMAQARDVGLHVVVARRSGGASRALYEPVIQSMRDLAMPGLLLSGSPDEGPILGNLRPTPAPAGRGRLLTRDRGVDVVQTAWTEMTM, from the coding sequence ATGCCCTCCGGCCAGCTCGTGCTCCAGCCGCCGCCGGAGATCGAGCCGCACGAGGGCGCCGCCGGCGTGCTCATGAACGCGATCCCGATGCTCGGCAGCCTCGGCTCGATCGTCCTGGTGGCCACGATGGCGGGTCAGTCGGGCGGCAACTCCAGCCGCAGCTTCATCGCCGCCGGCATGTTCCTCTTCGCGACCATCGGCTTCATCGTCGTCCAGATCGACCGGCAGCGGAAGCAGCGCGCCCAGCAGGTCACCGGCTCGCGGACCGAGTACCTCCGCTACCTCGCCACCGTCCGCAAGCTCGCCCGCGAGTCCGCCGACCAGCAGCGCCGCGCGCTGACCTGGCACCACCCCGACCCCTCCGCGCTGCCGGTCATCGCCGAGGAGCGCTCGCGGGTGTGGGAGCGCGGCGCGAGCGACCCCCGCTTCCTGCAGGTGCGGTACGGCACCTGCGCCCAGCCGCTCGCGGTCGACCTGGTGCCGCCGGAGAGCGCGCCGATCGACCAGGTCGACCCGGCCGCCGCCTCGGCGCTGCACCGGCTGCTGGTCGTCCACCGGCTCCAGCCCGACCTGCCGGCCTCGGTGGACCTGCGGGCCTTCGACCGGGTCGAGGTCTGCGGCCCCGAGGAGCCCTCCCGCGCCCTGGCCCGGGCGATGATCTGCACCGCCGCGACGTTCCACTCCCCCGAGCACCTGCTGGTCGCGGTGCTCGCCTCGGAGCAGAACCTCGCCCACTGGGACTGGGTCAAGTGGCTGCCGCACGCCCAGAGCGCCCAGCAGTCCGACGCGGTGGGCCCGATGCGGATGGTGACCACCAACCTGGCCGACCTGGCCGCACTGCTGCCGCCCGACCTCAGCGACCGGCCCAGGTTCGGCGCCGACGAGCGGCCGGCGACGCCGCACATCCTGCTCGTGGTCGACGGCGGCGAGCTGCCGCCGGGCAACCACGTCGTCCCGCCGGACGGCCTGCACGGCATGACGATCCTCGACCTCCCGGCCCGGTGGGACGAGCTGGAGGACGCCACCCGGCTGCGGATCCAGGTCGAGGGCCACACCGACCGCGAGGGCCGGCAGCCGGTGCTGGCGCTGCGCCTGCGCGAGGAGCCCATCCCGGCCCGCGCCGACCAGTGCGACCTGGCCAGCGCCGAGGCCTGCGCCCGGCGGCTCACCCCGCTGCACACGGTCGCCTCCGGCGTCGTCGAGCCGACCAGCGGCGAGATCACCGGTCCCACCGACTTCATGGACCTGCTCGGCCTCGGCGACGTGCGCCGCTTCGAGCCGAGCGCCGCCTGGCGCACCCGGCCGGCGCGCGACCGGCTGCGCGTGCCGATCGGGCTCGGCGAGGGCGGCGCGATGGTCCACCTCGACATCAAGGAGTCCGCCCAGCAGGGCATGGGCCCCCACGGCCTGGTGATCGGCGCGACCGGCTCGGGCAAGTCGGAGTTCCTGCGCACCCTCGTGCTCGGCCTGGCGATGACGCACAGCCCCGAGCAGCTGAACATGGTGCTCGTCGACTTCAAGGGTGGCGCGACCTTCGCCGGGATGAGCGCGATGCCGCACGTCTCGGCGGTCATCACCAACCTCGAGAACGAGCTCACGCTCGTCGACCGCATGCAGGACGCGCTGTCCGGTGAGATGGTGCGGCGCCAGGAGCTGCTGCGCGACGCCGGCAACTACGCGTCGGTCCGCGACTACGAGAAGGCCCGCAGCGCCGGCGAGGACCTCGCGCCGCTGCCGTCGCTGTTCATCGTCGTCGACGAGTTCTCCGAGATGCTGTCGGCCAAGCCGGAGTTCATCGACCTCTTCGTCGCGATCGGCCGCCTCGGCCGCTCGCTGGGCCTGCACCTGCTGCTCGCCTCGCAGCGCCTCGAGGAGGGCCGGCTGCGCGGGCTGGAGTCCCACCTGTCCTACCGGGTCGGCCTGCGCACGTTCAGCGCGCAGGAGTCCCGTGGCGTCCTCGGCGTGCCCGACGCCTACGAGCTGCCGCCGGTCCCCGGCCTGGGCTACCTCAAGCCCGACCCGACGACGCTGCTGCGGTTCAAGGCGGCGTACGTCTCGGGCCCGCCGACCGGGCGCCAGCGGGTACGCCGCGACGAGGGCGGCCACGTCCAGGGCATCCTGCCGTTCACGGTGGCGGAGGTGCTCACCCTCGACGCGCCCGAGTCCGACGAGCCCGAGCAGCAGCCGGCAGTCGTGGAGCACGAGAGCCAGGAGTCGCTGCTCGACATCGCGGTCTCGCACATGGTCGGGCAGGGCCCGGCCGCCCACCAGGTCTGGCTGCCGCCGCTGGACGTCCCCGACACCCTCGACGAGCTGATGTCCGGCCTGGTCGAGGACCCCGAGCTCGGCCTCGTCGCACCGGCGTGGCGCGACCTCGGCGGGCTCGTGGTCCCGCTGGGCACCGTCGACCGCCCGCGCGAGCAGCGCCGCGACACCCTCACGGTCAACCTCAGCGGCGCCGGCGGCCACGTCGCGGTCGTCGGTGGCCCCCGGTCGGGCAAGAGCACGCTGCTGCGCACCGTGGTGACGAGCATGGCGCTCACGACGACGCCGCTGGAGACGCAGTTCTTCGTCCTCGACTTCGGTGGCGGCACGTTCGCGCCGATGACCGCGCTGCCGCACGTGGCCGGCGTCGGCAGCCGCTCGGAGCCGGACGTGGTGCGACGGATCCTCGCCGAGGTCCGCGGGGTCGTCGACCGGCGCGAGGCGTACTTCCGCGCCAACGGCATCGACTCCATCGAGACCTACCGGTCCCGCCGGGCGGCCGGCCGCGTCGACGACGGCTACGGCGACGTGTTCCTCGTCGTGGACGGCTGGAGCAGCATCCGCGCGGACTTCGACGACCTCGAGCTGGAGATCCAGCAGCTGGCCACCCGCGGCCTGACGTTCGGCTTCCACGTCGTCGCGGGCGCCACGCGGTGGGCGGACTTCCGCGCCGCGATGCGCGACATGTTCGGCACCCGGCTCGAGCTGCGCCTCGGCGACGCCATGGACTCCGAGATCGACCGCAAGATCGCCCAGCTGGTGCCCGCGGGGCGCCCGGGCCGCGGCCTCGTGCCCGGCAAGCTGCACTTCCTCGGCGCGCTCCCCCGCATCGACGGCACGCCCGACACCGAGAGCCTCGGCGACGGCGTCGACGACCTCGTCAAGCGGGTCGCCGCCGCCTGGCCCGGCCCCGACGGCCCGAAGCTGCGGCTCCTGCCGGAGCGGATCGACCTGGCCGAGGTCCGCCGCCTGGCCCGCGTGGACACCACGGTCGAGCCCGCGGACGTCACCGACAAGCGGGTCCTGCTCGGCATCAACGAGAAGGAGCTGGCGCCGGTCGCGCTCGACCCCGACACCGAGCCGCACCTGCTGGTCTTCGGCGACGGGCAGTCCGGCAAGAGCTCGGTGCTGCGGGCCTACGCGCAGGAGATCATGCGCACCCGCAGCCCCAAGCAGGCGCAGATCGCGATCGTGGACTACCGCCGCTCGCTGCTGGGCGAGGTCCCCGAGGAGTACCTCCTCAACTACCTCACCTCCGCGACCCAGGCGCAGCCGGCGCTGCGGGACCTCGCGACGTACCTGGAGAACCGGATCCCCGGCCCCGACGTCACCCCCGAGCAGCTGCGCAACCGCACGTGGTGGACCGGCGCGGAGGTCTTCGTGCTGGTCGACGACTACGACCTCGTCGCGACCCAGCAGTCCTCGCCGGTCACCGCGCTGCAGCCGCTGATGGCGCAGGCCCGCGACGTCGGCCTGCACGTGGTCGTCGCCCGGCGGTCCGGCGGCGCGTCGCGCGCCCTCTACGAGCCCGTCATCCAGTCGATGCGCGACCTGGCGATGCCCGGCCTGCTGCTCTCGGGCAGCCCGGACGAGGGGCCGATCCTCGGCAACCTGCGGCCCACCCCGGCGCCCGCCGGCCGCGGCCGGCTGCTCACCCGCGACCGCGGCGTCGACGTGGTGCAGACGGCCTGGACCGAGATGACGATGTGA